GCTTCGACGGACTGTTTATCGCCGATGTACTCGGCACCTACGACATCTACGACGCCAGCGATGAGGCCGCTATCCGCCAGGCAGCGCAGATACCGGTCGCCGATCCCCTGCTCCTGGTCTCGGCGATGGCCCTTGTCACCGAACATCTTGGCTTCGGAGTCACCACGGGCACCGGATTCGAACACCCATATCCGTTCGCGCGCAGGCTATCCACCCTCGATCACCTCACCGGAGGCAGGGTCGGATGGAACGTGGTCACGGGCTATCTGCCCGCCGCGGCGCGCAACATGGGACAGACCGACCAGCCCGCGCACGATGCCCGCTATGACCACGCCGACGAGTACCTGGAGGTGCTCTACAAGCTCTGGGAGGGCTCCTGGGAGGATGACGCCGTTGTCCGCGATGCCGCGCGTGGTGTCTTCACCGATCCCGACAAGGTGCATCACATCGGCCATGAGGGAACGCATTTCACCGTCCCCGGTGTGCACCTGGTGGAACCATCGCCGCAGCGCACCCCGGTGATCTACCAGGCGGGATCCTCACCGCGCGGGGTGCGCTTCGCCGCCGAGAACGCCGAGGCCGTGTTCACCGCGGCCCCCACCAAAGAGCTGCTACGCCAGACGGTCACCACCATCCGCCGCGAGCTGGAGCTCGCCGGGCGAGACCCCTACTCCGCCAAGATCTTCAACCTCACCACCGTGGTCACCGGCGAGAACTCCGAAGCAGCGCACGCCAAGCACCGAGAGCTGCTGAGCTACGGCAGCGCCGAGGGCGCGCTGGTGTTCATGTCCGGCTGGATGGGCGTGGATCTGGCCCGTTACGGCCTGGACGAACCCATCGGAAACGTGGACTCCAACGCGATCCTGTCGGCGGTCGCAGCGTTCCAGTCCGCCACCGATGATGGCAGGGAGTGGACGGTGCGCGATATCGCCGAGTGGGGCGAAATCGGTGGCATGGGACCGCGTGTGGTCGGCTCGGGCGCCGAAGTCGCCGACACCCTGCAGGAATGGGTGGAGGAAACCGATGTCGACGGCTTCAATCTGGCCTACGCGATCACCCCCGGCACTTTCGAGGACTTCATCGAGTACGTCGTTCCGGTGCTGACCGAACGTGGCGCCTACCAAACCGAGTACGCATCAGGGACATTGCGCCACAAGCTGCTGGGCAAGGGTGATCGCCTCCCCGACGAGCACCGAGGGGCCAAGTACCGAATCGGCGGGCCGCTCTCGACGATCATCGACCGTCCCTCGACCGTTCCCTCGTCGTCGGGTTCCACCGCACCGGCTCCGACACGCGGGCGGTAGATTTCCGTGTATGAAGAGCAGCGTCAGGCTAGGCGTGTGCGCATCGGTCGCGCTGCTGTGCGCGACAACCGTTAGCGCTGGTTCCGCTGCCGCCGACCCGCCCTCGGGCTTCCCCGACATCAGCGGGCTCCCCGCCGTCGAGTCCCGGCAGTACTTCAGCGTCAAGGTCTACCGGTTCGCGACACCCGATGGGGTTTTGTGTGAAAGCGCCGGATGGAATCCGTATTTTCAGTGGACCTGCATCGGGCCTAAGGGCTCCGGGTCGGCGCAACTGGATCTGGGTAGCTATGCACGGAACAACGGCGCCCCTGCGACCGTGGGCGAATCGCAGGGCAACCCCGATTTGTCCCGTGTCCCAGTGCTGCCCGGCCATCACCTGGTACGGATAGCCGCCCCAGTGCACAACGACGACGGCAGCCAGACCACGTTGACATGTGCCACCCCGGCACCCAAGACCACGGCGTGTTTGGTGGACGATCTCCGCGGTACACACGGATTCGTACTCAGCCCAGAACGCAACTGGGCGTTCTAGTTACGCGTTGAGCGCGGTGGAGTCCACGCCGGCAAGCGGCCAGCCACCTGCGGCCAAGCGCGAGGCCACCCGCGAAATGTCTTGAGCGGTCGGCTCATCCTTCGTCACGTCCGTGATGAACTTCTCGATCTCGTCCTGACTCACCACACCGTCGATCTGTGCAGACGACTGGGGGTCGGTCAGCTTGGCGACGACTTCCTTGACCTGCTCTTCGGTCAGCGTGCGGCGCAACAGCGCCAACAGTGGAAACCGATCCGTGGGGGGTACTCCCTCGGGGTATCCCGCAGACAGCCAAGACAGGATCGAACCGATAATCGATGTGCTCGTCACGCTAATAGTGTCCCTGCAGCAGGTTCACAGCGCGAGGTGACATCAGTACAGTTCACCGGCCGTTCATTTGTTCTCGGCGAACAGCCCCCCGGCGTCGAGGGACTGTTCAGCAGTAGAAGATCTAGAAGTCCCAGTCCTCGTCTTCGGTGTTCACTGCCTTGCCGATGACGTACGAGGAACCGGACCCGGAGAAGAAGTCGTGGTTCTCGTCGGCGTTCGGTGACAGCGCCGAAAGGATCGCCGGGTTCACGTCGGTCTCCTCGCGCGGGAACAGCGCCTCATAACCCAGGTTCATCAGGGCCTTGTTCGCGTTGTAGCGCAGGAACTTCTTGACGTCCTCGGTGAGCCCGACCTCGTCGTAAAGGTCTTCGGTGTAATCGGTTTCGTTCTCGTACAGTTCGTAGAGCAGGTCGTAGGTGTACTCCTTGATCTCGGCGCGGGTGGCCTCATCGACGCGCTCCAGACCCTTCTGGAACTTGTAGCCGATGTAGTACCCGTGCACCGCCTCGTCACGAATGATGAGGCGGATCATGTCGGCGGTGTTGGTGAGCTTGGCTCGGCTCGACCAGTACATCGGAAGGTAGAAGCCCGAGTAGAACAGGAAGCTCTCCAGCAAGGTCGAGGCAACCTTGCGCTTGAGCGGCTCGTCGCCCCGGTAGTACTGCATGACGATCTCGGCCTTGCGTTGCAGGTTCGGGTTCTCCTCCGACCAGCGGAACGCGTCATCGATCTCGCGCGTGGAGCACAGCGTCGAGAAGATCGAGCTGTAGCTCTTGGCGTGCACCGACTCCATGAACGCGATGTTGGTGTACACCGCCTCCTCGTGCGGAGTGATCGCATCGGGGATCAGGCTGACCGCTCCCACGGTGCCCTGAATCGTGTCCAGCAGCGTCAGGCCCGTGAAAACCCGCATGGTCAACTGTTTTTCGAAATCGGTGAGGGTGTTCCACGACGGAATGTCGTTAGATACCGGCACCTTTTCGGGAAGCCAGAAGTTACCGGTAAGCCGGTCCCAGACCTCGGCATCCTTCTCATCGGGAACCCGGTTCCAGTTGATCGCCGAGACGCGGCTGACCAGCTTCAGTTTTTCACTCACGAGACCACTCCTGGAGAACGTCGAACAGATTCGCGGGATTCGCTGACTGTGGGACAGACACTACCCCTGGGGGCCGACATCGCGGCGCAACACAACGTGTTGTGGTTAAGCGTGTCGAACTCATTCGGCAGAATTCCCAGTGACACAAACTTGACACGTGTAAAGTCCGTGGTCATGGACAAAATCACGGGTAAGAACATCGCCATTACCGGTGCCGCGCGCGGTATCGGCTACGCCACCGCCACCGCCCTGCTGCGGCGCGGCGCCCGCGTGGTGATCGGCGACCGTGATGTTGAGGCACTCGGCGCGGCCGTCGAGGGCCTCAAAGAAGAAGGCAATGTCGACGCCCACCCCGTGGACGTGACCGACCCCACCTCGTTCAAGCGTTTTCTGGAGGCAGCCGGTGCCGGCGGACCTGTCGATGTGCTCATCAACAACGCGGGTGTCATGCCGATCGGACCATTCCTGTCCACGAGCGACGGCGCGATTCGGTCGATGCTGGAGGTGAATCTGTACGGCGTCATCAACGGCTGTCGCCTGGCACTTCCCGAGATGGTGGCGCGTCGCGGCGGTCAGATCGTCAACATCGCCTCGGTGGCCGGTTTGATGGCGGCCCCCGGCATGGCCGTCTACAACGCGTCCAAGTTCGGTGTTGTCGGGCTGTCCCGCGCGCTGAGCGACGAGTTCGAGCCACAAGGGGTCCAGGTCAGCGCCGTACTGCCGACGTTTACCAACACCGAGTTGATCGCAGGCACCGATTCGACCGGCGCCCAGAAACCCGTCGAACCCGAAGACATCGCCGCGGCCGTGGTGCGCATCATCGAGAAACCGCGCGTGCAGGTCACCGTCCCCAAGCCACTCGGTGCCGTCACCACGATCGTCAACTCCCTGCCCACCAAGGTCCGCCGGTTCATGAGCAAAAAGACCGGAACCGATCGCGTGTTCCTCGATATCGACACCAACGCACGCAGCGCATACGAGAACCGTGCGGGTTCGAGCCTGGGCGTGACCAAGCCCGACGGCGAATAGCCGCGCTCTCGGCCCTTACTATTTGATACGTGAGCGAGAAGCACTACGACATTGCGGTAGTCGGCGGAGGCCCGGCCGGGTCATCCGCGGCCTGGCAAGCCGCCCGTACCGGCGCCAGCGTGGTTCTCGTCGACAAGGCCGAGTTCCCGCGGGATAAGCCCTGCGGCGACGGCCTGACCGCCCGTGCGGTGAGCTACCTACAGAAAATGGGCCTGGCCCATGAGGTCGCCCAGTTCCATCGCGTCGATGGTGTGCGCGTGGACAGCGGCAGCGTCTGGGAACTCACCTTCCCCAAGCGTCCCGGTATGCCCGATCACGGACATGTGGTGCGCCGCCCTGAGCTGGACACCCTGCTGCTCAAGCACGCCGAGTCCGCAGGCGTGGAAGTGCGCCAGTCCACCGAGGCAGTGGCCCCAATCGGCGACGGCGACCTGGTCAAGGGCATCGAAGTCAAAACCGCGAATGGATCTCGCGAGACCATCTCGGCCGACGCGGTGATTGTCGCCGACGGCGCCTACTCCCCCATCAAGCGCGCGATGAACCTCGACTCCGAGGTCAAGGGATACACCGCGATTGCGATCCGGGCCGAGATGGAAGCCAACCGCGAAGACTCCAACATGCTCGACATCGACCTGCGACTGCACCACAACAACGACGCGTTGATCGGATACGGCTGGGTTTTCCCACTCGGCGCCGGACGCATCAACATCGGCATCGGGTACGTCAACAGCTACAAGAAGTGGCAGGACGTCAACGCCGCGCAGGTGCTCGACACCTACATGAAGAAGCTGCCCAGGGAGTGGGAGCTACCCGACCTGGCCGAGCTGCGCAAGAACAAGGGTGTGCGCGCCTGGCGCCTGCCCATGGGATTCACCGCGTGGCCGCCCTGGCGTCCCGGCGTGCTGTTCGCCGGCGACGCGCTGGGCGCGGGTAAGCCGGTCAGTGGCGCCGGCATCTCCAAGGCGCTCGAATCCGGTTTGGCGGCAGGCGAATGCGCGGTGGCGGCGTTGCAGAACGCCGGGCCACAGGACTTCACCAACTACCAGCAGCGGATGAACGACGCCTGGGGCCGGGAGTACCGCCGCGGGCGGATCATGCACCGCGCGCTGGGCAATCCGTGGCTGTGCGACAAGGGCATCAAGCTGATGGACAACGCGACCTTCCGCGACAACATGCTCAAGGCCTTGTACAAGCGGGCTCAAGGCCCCGGTCACAAGC
This genomic window from Mycobacteroides chelonae contains:
- the nrdF gene encoding class 1b ribonucleoside-diphosphate reductase subunit beta, which produces MKLVSRVSAINWNRVPDEKDAEVWDRLTGNFWLPEKVPVSNDIPSWNTLTDFEKQLTMRVFTGLTLLDTIQGTVGAVSLIPDAITPHEEAVYTNIAFMESVHAKSYSSIFSTLCSTREIDDAFRWSEENPNLQRKAEIVMQYYRGDEPLKRKVASTLLESFLFYSGFYLPMYWSSRAKLTNTADMIRLIIRDEAVHGYYIGYKFQKGLERVDEATRAEIKEYTYDLLYELYENETDYTEDLYDEVGLTEDVKKFLRYNANKALMNLGYEALFPREETDVNPAILSALSPNADENHDFFSGSGSSYVIGKAVNTEDEDWDF
- a CDS encoding geranylgeranyl reductase family protein, producing MSEKHYDIAVVGGGPAGSSAAWQAARTGASVVLVDKAEFPRDKPCGDGLTARAVSYLQKMGLAHEVAQFHRVDGVRVDSGSVWELTFPKRPGMPDHGHVVRRPELDTLLLKHAESAGVEVRQSTEAVAPIGDGDLVKGIEVKTANGSRETISADAVIVADGAYSPIKRAMNLDSEVKGYTAIAIRAEMEANREDSNMLDIDLRLHHNNDALIGYGWVFPLGAGRINIGIGYVNSYKKWQDVNAAQVLDTYMKKLPREWELPDLAELRKNKGVRAWRLPMGFTAWPPWRPGVLFAGDALGAGKPVSGAGISKALESGLAAGECAVAALQNAGPQDFTNYQQRMNDAWGREYRRGRIMHRALGNPWLCDKGIKLMDNATFRDNMLKALYKRAQGPGHKH
- a CDS encoding DUF3349 domain-containing protein; translation: MTSTSIIGSILSWLSAGYPEGVPPTDRFPLLALLRRTLTEEQVKEVVAKLTDPQSSAQIDGVVSQDEIEKFITDVTKDEPTAQDISRVASRLAAGGWPLAGVDSTALNA
- a CDS encoding SDR family oxidoreductase; translation: MDKITGKNIAITGAARGIGYATATALLRRGARVVIGDRDVEALGAAVEGLKEEGNVDAHPVDVTDPTSFKRFLEAAGAGGPVDVLINNAGVMPIGPFLSTSDGAIRSMLEVNLYGVINGCRLALPEMVARRGGQIVNIASVAGLMAAPGMAVYNASKFGVVGLSRALSDEFEPQGVQVSAVLPTFTNTELIAGTDSTGAQKPVEPEDIAAAVVRIIEKPRVQVTVPKPLGAVTTIVNSLPTKVRRFMSKKTGTDRVFLDIDTNARSAYENRAGSSLGVTKPDGE
- a CDS encoding LLM class flavin-dependent oxidoreductase: MTRVIRFNAFDMNCVAHQSPGLWRHPDDQSWRYKDLSYWTNLAKLLERGRFDGLFIADVLGTYDIYDASDEAAIRQAAQIPVADPLLLVSAMALVTEHLGFGVTTGTGFEHPYPFARRLSTLDHLTGGRVGWNVVTGYLPAAARNMGQTDQPAHDARYDHADEYLEVLYKLWEGSWEDDAVVRDAARGVFTDPDKVHHIGHEGTHFTVPGVHLVEPSPQRTPVIYQAGSSPRGVRFAAENAEAVFTAAPTKELLRQTVTTIRRELELAGRDPYSAKIFNLTTVVTGENSEAAHAKHRELLSYGSAEGALVFMSGWMGVDLARYGLDEPIGNVDSNAILSAVAAFQSATDDGREWTVRDIAEWGEIGGMGPRVVGSGAEVADTLQEWVEETDVDGFNLAYAITPGTFEDFIEYVVPVLTERGAYQTEYASGTLRHKLLGKGDRLPDEHRGAKYRIGGPLSTIIDRPSTVPSSSGSTAPAPTRGR